CCGTCAAACAGTGGAGCTTCGTGCCGGCCAAGCAGGGTGATGTCGCCCAGGACGGCTGGGTCAGCGTGCCCATCGATTTCAAGATTCATTAAACCGAAACCTATTCGCGCTAAATGTTTACACGAGGGAATACATCATGACGTTACTGGCCTCTCCACTGGAATCCATCGAAAGCGCGGTGATCTGGCTGCTGGTGGTTTTTTCCGTTGCCACCTGGGGACTGGCGCTGCTCAAGGCTGTGCAGTTCGGTCGTCTGAAGGCGCAGGATCGCAAGTTTCATAAACGTTTCTGGGCGGCGTCGAGTCTGGATTCCGCCGCTGAGTTGAGCGAAACCCAGCCTGGTGCTGCGGCACGAGTCGCTCAGGCCGGTTACGCGGCGATTCAGGTGGGTGAGGCGCCGCAGGCCAATGACCTGAGCCAGGCGATCAACCATCAGGATCGATTGGAGCGTGCCCTGCGTCAGCAGATCGTCCGTGAACGCCGTTCGCTGGAAACCGGTCTGGCAGTGGTCGCAAGTATTGGCAGCACCTCGCCGTTCATTGGTCTGTTCGGCACGGTGTGGGGAATCATGGAGGCTTTGAAAGGCATCAGCGCGGCAGGCTCGGCGAGCCTGGAAACGGTCGCCGGTCCAATCGGTGCGGCACTGGTCGCCACCGGTGTGGGGATCGCCGTCGCGGTACCGGCGGTGCTGGTTTACAACTACTTTTTGCGGCGTCTGAAACTGACGGCGGCGGACCTGGATGACTTCGCCCACGACTTCTACAGCCTGGCGCAGAAGAGTTCGTTTCGCGTGCTGATCCACCCGACTGCAAACAAGGTAGCGGCACCGGGCAATGCAACAAAAGTGAAGGAGGCGTCCTGATATGGCCTTCTCCACGCAAGACAGCGACGAGGTGCTGAGCGAGATCAACGTGACGCCGCTGGTGGACGTGATGCTGGTGCTGCTGGTGGTGTTTATCGTCACCGCGCCGCTGCTGACCAACGCAATCCCGATCAACCTGCCGAAGACCGAAGCGGTAGCACCGGTCGAGCAGAAAGATCCGCTGGTGGTGAGCATCGACGGCGCCGGCAAACTGTTTATCAACAAGGATGAAATCCAGCCGGACTTGCTGGAATTCAACCTCAAGTCGGCCAAGGCCAAGGACCCGGAAGTGCGCGTGCAATTGCAGGCCGACGACGGGGTGAACTACGGCGAAGTGGCGCGGGCCATGGCTTCGATCGAGCGGGCAGGGATTACCAAATTGTCGGTGATCACCGCGCGGTAACAGGATTTACGTTTTTCCGGGGCCGTCTCCTTGGCAGGGTGCGGCCCTTTTTTTATCCCGCAAAACAAGCCACCCACCGACCTATTGTGGGAGCGGGCTTGCTCGCGAATGCGGTGGCTCAGCCAACATCTATGTCGATGCAGCTGATGCTTTCGCGAGCAAGCCCGCTCCCACAGGTGTATCTCTAATATTCTTTTCGGATCTTAATAAATAGCTTCTTATTCCTTAACGAATATAAATCCCGTCCCTATACTCGATCAGGAACAGACACGACGCAGGAGAGCTCCCCATGCGCAACGAATCAATCCGCTACCTGATTGTGCCGGGCTGGCAAGGATCGCCAGAAGATCATTGGCAAACCCACTGGCAGCACAGCCTGCCCAACAGCGCACGCGTGGAGCAGGCCGACTGGCTGACCCCGCGCCGTGAAGACTGGGTTGCGGCGCTGGCCGAAGCGATTGCCGCCGACAGCACACCGGTGATCCTGATTGCTCACAGTCTGGGTTGCGTCACCGTTGCGCATTGGGCTGCCACCGCGCCCGTGCAATACCTGCGTCAGGTGCGCGGCGCGTTGCTGGTCGCACCTGCCGATGTCGAGCGTCCGGCCTGCGCGCCTGCGTTGCGCAATTTCGCGCCGATCCCGACCGATCTGTTGCCGTTCCCCAGCCAGGTGGTCAGTTCCGACAACGACGCCGCCGTCAGCGCCCCGCGTGCCCTGGAGCTGGCGCGCAACTGGGGCGCCGAGGCGGGAATTCTTGCCGGGGCCGGGCACATCAACGTCAAGTCCGGGCATCAGCGTTGGGAGCAGGGTTTCGCTTATCTGTATCGCCTGCAGAACCGTATGGAACACCACGCCCGGCGTCGCGCTTGAACCTTTTTCTTTTCTGAACGCCCCCGTCTGCCGGCGGTTCTGGGCGGGAGTCTGCCATGAGTTTCGAAACGTTCGGTCAGCCGTTGCTGACCTTTCCCGATGCGGAAAAAAGTCCCCTGAGCATTCGCGCCAAGGCGCTGGTGTTCGTCGATCCCCGTTCCCGCAAGTTGCGTGAGGAGCTGGAGCACCTGGCGCCGCGTGCCATCTCGGTATTGATCCGTGGCGAGACCGGTACCGGTAAAGAGTTGCTCGCCCGTCACATTCACCGAGCCAGTGATCGCAGCGGTCTGTTCGTCTCGGTCAACTGCGGTGCGATCAGCCCGACCTACGCCGATGCCGAGCTATTCGGCTATGCCGCCGGCAGCTATACAGGTTCGGCGAGCAGTCGGGCCGGCTGGTTCGGTTCGGCCAATGGCGGCACCTTGTATCTGGACGAAATCGGCGATCTGCCGTTGCCGATCCAGATCAAACTGCTCGCCGCCCTGGAAAACCACGAAGTCACCCGCGTCGGCGCGCATCAGCCAAGCCCGGTGGATGTGCGGTTGGTCGCAGCCACCAGCATCGATCTGGCACAAGCGGTGGACGCCGGAAAATTCCACGAACGGCTCTACCACTACCTCAGCGAAGGTCAGCTGGAATTGCCGGCGCTGCGCGAGCGGATTGGCGACATCCTGTCGCTGGCGGAGTATTTCCTCGGCATCTACAGCCAGCGCCTGGATCTGCCGGTGCCATTGATCAGCGAAGCGGCGCAGCACCTGCTGGAGCGACACAGCTGGCCGGGCAATACCCGCGAGCTGGAAAACGTCATTCACTTTGCGCTGCTGGTCAGCACCGGCGATGAAATCCTGCCAGAGCACCTGAACCTGCCCGAAGTGTCTGGGCCGCAGCTTCAGATCGAACGACTGGTGGCACAAATCAACATCGGCGGTAGCGTCGACGAACGTAAGGCTTTGAAAGATCTGCTGATTGGTTTGAGCCAGCAGTTGTAGCCGTTTGCTTCTGTATGAACGAAATGGAATATCAAAGTGAATAAACGTTATTGTGCGGGAATAAAAAATCCCGGTATTGTCCGCTTCACGCCAGAGATAGCACTTCACTGGCACTCGTATTAATAGCCGTCGCCATTCGCGACCGTGATTCTCGATAAGGACACTGCATGAAAAAGGTTCTGTTGTTTACCGCATTGGCGGCTGCTCTGACTGCTTCCCTGGCCCAGGCTGGCGAGAAACTGGTGGTGGCGGCGACTCCGGTGCCGCACGCGGAAATTCTCGAGCTGATCAAACCGACCCTGGCCAAAGAAGGCGTGGATCTGGAAATCAAAGTTTTCACCGACTACGTGCAGCCAAACGTGCAGGTAGGCGAGAAGCGTCTGGATGCCAACTACTTCCAGACCAAGCCTTACCTGGACAGCTTCAACGCCGGCAAATACAAGGACGACAAGTCCAAGTACCTGGTGACCGTGCAAGGCGTGCACGTTGAACCGTTCGGTGGCTACTCGAGCAAGTACAAGAAACTGGCTGATCTGCCAGACGGCGCGACCATCGCCATCCCGAACGAAGGCAGCAACAGCGGCCGTGCGCTGATCCTGCTGCAGAAGGCGGGTCTGATCGAGCTGAAAGATCCGAAAAACGCTCTGGCGACCCCTAAGGACATCGCCAAGAACCCGCACAACTTCAAGTTCAAGGAACTGGAGTCGGCCCTGCTGCCACGCGTGCTGAAGGAAGTTGATCTGGACATGATCAACACCAACTACGCGCTGGAAGCCAAGCTGAACCCGACCAAGGATGCGCTGGTGATCGAAGGCGCTGATTCGCCTTACGTGAACTTCCTGGTAGCCCGTGAGGACAACAAGAACAGCGACGCCATCAAGAAACTCGCCGCTGCCCTGACCAGCCCGGAAGTCAAAGCGTTCATCGAGAAGAAGTACAATGGCGCGGTATTGCCGGCGTTCTGATCCGACGCTTGAACCACCCCTTCAAGGTATGAAAACGCCGATGGCCAGTGATGGTCATCGGCGTTTTTGTGCGTGCGTTGAAAAGCCCCTCACCCTAGCCCTCTCCCAAAGGGAGAGGGGACTGATTGGGGGATGCTGTAGAAGTACACCGACGTGAAAGTTTTCTGCCGAATCCATAATCGACTCGATCTTTCAGGTCGATGTTAATCGCCCGACACTGCGGTCGGCCCCCTCTCCCTCGGGGAGAGGGCTGGGGTGAGGGTGCTGTTGATCCTGACCTCAGGTTACCTGAGCCTTCAACGCCCGGCGCAACGCCACGAGCAATTTCACGATGTCCTGCGGATCCAGTCGCTGCGGCACTTTTACGTCCATGTTGTCTTCCTTGTAATGGTTTGGCCGGGGGAGTCTGGCCAAAAGCTGTTCGTCCTTGGAGGGCTTTCATGCAAAAAAGATCCTTCCTACAGCGCAAGGGAAAATAGCCTTCTTATTCCTTCCCGGCAAACCCACAGGATAGTTTTTTGCGTGATATCAATATGCTTTAACGGTATTTAAATTCTTTTTTTTATACCTATAAAGTCAGCGCCTGCCGGACAGTTACCCGCTGTCCATGGACTGCATGACCGCCGCTTACCGAGCGACGTCCAGGATGCTTCATGACTTTCGATTACGCATTTATCCTCAGTACCCTGCCGGCCTTTCTCAAGGCTGTGGGCGTGACGCTGCAAGTCGGGTTCATCGCCATCGGCACGTCGCTGCTGGTGGCGCTGCTCAATGCAACGATCCTGGTGTTCCGCACACCGTACCTGCAAAAACTGGTGGGCCTTTATGTGGAACTGGCGCGCAACACGCCGCTGCTGATTCAACTGTTCTTTGTCTACTTCGCCTTGCCGGCGCTGGGAATCAAGGTTTCCGGATTCACCGCGGCGATTATCACCATGACTTTTCTCGGCGGCGCCTACCTCACCGAAGTGCTGCGCGCCGGGGTCGATGCGGTACCGCAGGCGCAATTGGAATCGGGCCGCTCCATTGGTCTGTCCCACGGCCAGTTGCTGCGCTACGTAATCCTGCCGCAAGCGGGGATTCTCAGCTTGCCGTCGCTGTTCGCCAATTTCATTTTCCTGCTCAAGGAAACCACCGTGGTCTCGGCGGTGGCCGTGCCGGAAATCCTCTACACCACCAAGAGCTACATCGCGCTCTACTACAAGACCTACGAAATGCTCGCCGTGCTGACGCTGATCTGCGTGCTGTTGTTCTTACCGCTGTCGCTTTTGCTCAGTCGTCTGGAAAGGAGGCTTCAGCATGGCCAGTTCGGGTCTTGAACTGCTCTGGGTGTCGTTGCCGCAACTGGCAAAAGGCGCCGGGCAAACCCTGTCGATCTCGTTTCTGAGCATCGCCATCAGCACCGTTGGCGGGGTGCTCTACGGCGTACTGCGCACGCTCAACGTGGCGTGGCTGAACGCGATCCTGCGAGTCTATCTGGAGTTGTTCCGGGCCATCCCGGTGCTGGTCTGGTTGTACCTGCTGTTTTTCGGCTTGCCGATTTTTTTCGGCCTGAGCCTGCCCAGTTTCTGGTGCGCGGTGCTGGTGCTGTCGCTGTGGGGCGCCAGCGAGGTCGGCGAAGTGGCACGCGGTGCATTGCATTCATTACCGCGCGGGCAGCGTGAGGCGGGGCTGTCGATCGGCCTGAACGCTGCGCAGCTCTACGGCTACGTGCTGCTGCCGCAAGCGCTGAAACGCATGACGCCGCCGACCATTAACGTCTACACGCGAATCATCAAGACCAGCTCGCTGGCGGTGCTGATTGGCGTGGTCGATTTGATCAAGGTCGGCCAGCAGATCATCGAGCGCACCTACGAATCGGTGCTGATCTACGGCGCGCTGTTTCTGTTTTTCTTTTTCATCTGCTACCCGCTGTCGGCCGCCTCGCGCGTGCTGGAGCGGCGCTGGACGCAAGCATGAGCGCATTGATCGAGTTTCAGGGTTTCAACAAATTCTACGGCGAGCAGCAGGTGCTCAAGGGCATCGACCTGCAAGTGCGCAGCGGCGAAGTGATCGTCATCCTCGGCCCCAGCGGTTGCGGCAAAAGCACGTTGCTGCGCTGCCTCAACGGCCTGGAAAGCGCACACAGCGGCAGCCTGAAATTTGCCGGACGCGAGCTGCTGGACAAGGTCACCGACTGGCGCGAAGTGCGTCAGCAGATCGGCATGGTGTTCCAGAGTTATCACCTGTTCCCGCACATGAGCGTGCTCGACAATTTGCTGCTCGGCCCGCTCAAGGTGCAAAAGCGCCAGCGCCGTGAAGCGCAGCAGCAAGCCGAAGCCTTGCTCGAACGGGTGGGCCTGGCGGACAAGCGCGATGCGTTCCCCCGCCAGCTCTCCGGCGGCCAGCAGCAACGCATCGCCATCGTCCGCTCGTTGTGCATGAACCCGCGGGTCATGCTCTTCGATGAAGTCACCGCCGCCCTCGATCCGGAGATGGTCAAGGAAGTGCTGCAAGTGATTCAGGGCCTGGCCCGCGAGGGCATGACCCTGCTGATCGTCACCCACGAAATGGCCTTCGCCCGCGCGGTGGCCGACCGCATCGTGTTCATGGATGCCGGACGCATCCTTGAACAGAACCCGCCCGAGATTTTCTTTACGAACCCGCAAACCGCACGCGCGCAGCAGTTTCTGGAGAAGTTCTCCTTCGTTGCAACACTGCCTGAAACGAATCCGACAAAGGAACTGGAACCGCTATGAAAACTGCCAAGTCATCCCTGTTTTTACTGCCGCTGCTGGGGCTCGCGCTGCTCGCCGGCTGCAACAAATCCGAAGAACCGGCCAAGCCGAAAGTCGCCAGCGAAAGCACCGCGCCAGCCGGTTACCTGGACAAGATCAAAGCCCGCGACAAACTGATCGTCGGCGTGTTCACCGACAAACCGCCGTTCGGTTTCGTCGATGAGGCCGGGCGCTACGTCGGCTTCGACACCGACATCGGTCGGCGCTTCGCCAAGGATCTGCTGGGCGACGAGAACAAGGTCGAGTTCGTGGCCGTGGAACCGGCGAGCCGCATTCCGTTCCTGCAGAGCGACAAGGTCGACCTGATCCTCGCCAACATGACCGTGACCCCGGAGCGCAAGGAAGCGGTGGAATTCACCAACCCGAACCTCAAGGTCGCGGTGCAGGCACTGGTACCGCAAGGCAGCTCGGTGAAAAAACTCGATGACCTGGCGACCCGCACCACCATCGTCACCACCGGCACCACCGCCGACATCTGGCTGACCAAGAATCATCCGGACTGGAAACTGCTGAAATTCGAGAAAAACTCCGAGTCGCTGCAAGCACTGGCCAACGGTCGTGGTGATGCCTACGCGCAGGACAATCTGGTGCTGTTCAGCTGGGCCAAGCAGAACCCGGGCTACCGCGTGCTGGAGGAAAAACTCGGCGCCGAAGCACCGATTGCCCCGGCGGTGAAGAAGGGCAATGTCGAGCTGCGTGACTGGGTGAATACCGAACTGGCCAAGTTGGGTGAAGAGAAATACCTGCTCAAGCTGTATGACCAATATGTGCGTAAAGAACTGAGCGATGACACCCAGCCTGAGAGTGTGATTGTCGAGGGTGGCAAGTGGCAGGGGTGATTGCCTGACAGGTCGGCGGTGAGGCTGAAGAGCAACCCCTCACCCCAGCCCTCCCGAAACGTCGGACCGCCCGGAGGGAGAGGGAGCCGAGCGAGGTGTGTTGCGTCCTGCATCGACCTGAACGACCGAGTCGATTATGGATTCACGGAAGCATTTTCAGGTCGGCGTAATTCACCAGCATTCCCCAATCAGTTCCCTCTCCCTCCGGGAGAGGGTTAGGGTGAGGGGCTTTGGGCTGAAACGCTCAATCCGGCCAGTTCCACGCCGGCTCATCCAGCACCCGCTGGCCAACAATTCCGGTCTGCCCCAGTGTCTTCTCCAGCACGATGCAGTTGCATTCGGGATCTTCCTGCAACGCCGAAATCAACCGTCGCGCATGCGACACCACCCACACCTGACAAGCCTGCGAAGCGCGAATGATCAAGCGCGCCAGCGCCGGCAACAGATCCGGATGCAGACTGGTTTCCGGTTCGTTCAGCACCATCAATGACGGCGGGCGTGGCGTCAGCAGCGCGGCGATCAGCAGCAGATAGCGCAGCGTGCCGTCCGACAACTCTGCCGCCGACAATGGCCGCAGCAACCCTTCCTGATAAAACTCGATGGCAAAACGTCCGCCGGCCAGCGGTGCGATGTTCAGCCGTGCGCCGGGAAACGCGTCGCTGATCGCCGCCTGCAACGCCTCGGGGTCGCCGATTTCATTGATGGTCTGCAGGGCTGCGGCGAGGTCGCGGCCGTCGTGGTGCAGCACCGGCGTGCGCGTACCCAGTTGCGGTTGGCGCACCGGGGCGTCGGCGTCGCTGCGAAAGTGATCGTAGAAGCGCCAGCGGCGGATGAACTCGCGCATCTGGAACACCTCCGGCGAACTGCGCAGGCTGCCGATCTGATCGAACAGGCTGTCAAAATTCGGGGTGTGCTGCGCCAGCACGTCCCAGCTGCGGCCTTCGCGGGCGCGAATCATCGGGCCGTTGCGATCCACCAGCAGGCTGGCCGGGCGATAGAGCGGCCCGGCCCAGATGCATTCGCGCTTGATCTGCGGATCGAGACTGAAGCGCGAGGGGCTGGGATGAGTGTCCCCCGGCAGCATGAAATGTCCGTTGGAGTCGGGCAATCCGAGGCTGATCGAATAGCTGAAATCCTCGCCGGCAAACCCCAGGCGCAGACGTTTGACGCCCTGACGCACCGTCGGCTCGACCGCCACTTCGCCGTTGCGCATGCGCCGACTGATGGTTTCCGGCCCGGCCCAGAAGGTCGAATCCAGCCCGCCCTCGCGGGCCAGTGCATTGACCACGCCGCCCTGGGCGGTCTCCGCCAGCAGGCGCAAGGCCCGATAGAGATTGGACTTGCCACTGCCGTTGGGGCCGGTGATCAGGTTCAGCCGGCCCAGCGGAATCACCAGTTTGTTGATCGAGCGGTAATTGGCCACCGCGAGGGTCTTGAGCATGGGCGTTTCCTTCTGCCGGAACCGATAGTGTGCCGTGCCTGCACCCCTGTGGCGAGGGAGCTTGCTCCCGCTGGGCTGCGAAGCTGCCCCAACCTCCGATTCGAGAGGTTTTGCGCCTGCTGCGCAGTCGAACGGGAGCAAGCTCCCTCGCCACAAAAATCCTTCTGAAAATGCGTTATTCCCGCGAGCGAAGGTTGAACCCTGTTCTAAGCTCACAGTCGTATCGTCACTTGCACGTTCGTACACAGGAAGGAGTCTGCATGGCGAGTCCCGGATTGAAAACAGTTGTCGTGCTGAGCCTGCTCACGTTGCTGACCGCTTGCGGCAAGAAAGAAGCCCCGGCGGAGTACTTGCCACGGGTCTTTGTGCAAGAGGTCAAACCGGCGGACTATGCCGCTGCCGTGACTCTCACCGGTGACGTGCAGGCGCGGGTGCAGACCGAACTGTCGTTCCGGGTCGGTGGCAAGATCATTCAGCGCATGGTCGATGTCGGCGACCGGGTCAGCGCCAAACAGGTACTGGCCAAGCTCGATCCCAAGGATTTGCAGACCAACGTCGATTCCGCGCAAGCCCAGGTCATCGCCGAACAGGCGCGGGTCAAGCAGAGTGCGGCGGCGTTCGTGCGTCAGCAGAAGCTGCTGCCCAAGGGCTACACCAGCCAGAGCGAGTTCGATTCCGCACAAGCCGCCTTGCGCAGCAGCCAGAGCGCCCTGAGCGCGGCGCAGGCGCAACTGGCCAATGCCAAGGATCAACTCAGTTACACCTCGCTGGTCGCTGACGCCCCCGGCATCATTACCGAGCGCCAAGCCGAAGTCGGCCAGGTGGTCCAGGCCACCGCGCCGATTTTCAAACTGGCCCGCGATGGCGATCGTGACGCGGTGTTCAACGTTTATGAGTCGTTGCTTGCTGAGCGCCCGGCGGAGCGTTCGATTGTCGTCAGCCTGCTCGACAACCCCAACATCAAGACCACCGGCACCGTGCGTGAAATCACCCCGGCGGTTTCGGCGCAGTCTGGCACGGTGCAAGTCAAAGTCACCCTCGACAGCCTGCCGCAGGGTATGCAGCTCGGCTCGGTGGTCAGCGCCACGGCCAAGGGCAGCGGCAAGTCGGCGGTGGAATTGCCGTGGTCGGCGCTGACCAAAAACATCAGCGATCCGGCGGTGTGGATGGTTGACGACAAGGGCGAAGCGCAGCTGCACAACGTCACCGTCAGCCGCTACCTGATCGGCAAGGTCATCATCAGCGACGGCCTCAAGGGCGGTGAGAAAGTGATTGTCGCGGGTGGGCAACTGCTGCACCCGGGCATGAAAGTCGAAATCGCCGAAAACACCTACGAAGGTCTGCAACCGGGAGCGCAGCCATGAAGCGTCTGGGGCTGTTGTCCATCGGCGTGTTGCTGGCCGCCTGCTCGAAAAGCGAGCCGCCACCGGAGCCGGTGCGGCCGGTGCTGTCGATCAAGGTACAGGCGCTGAACGAGGAAACCCTTGGGCGTTTCGCCGGCAGCATTCAGGCGCGTTACGAGAGCAACACCGGGTTCCGTGTCGGCGGGCGCATTGCCAGTCGCAACGTCGATGTCGGCGCCGAGGTGCAAAAGGGAACGCTGCTGGCGACCCTCGACCCGTCCGATCAGCAGAACCAGTTGCGCTCGGCCCAGGGTGACCTGGCCAAGGTTCAGGCGCAACTGATCAACGCCCAGGCCAATGCCCGTCGGCAGCAGGCGCTGTTCGATCGCGGGGTTGGCGCGCAGGCGCAACTGGACATCGCCACCACCGACCTGAAAACCACCCAGGCCTCGCTCGATCAGGCGCGCGCGGCGGTCAACCAGAGCCAGGATCAACTCGGTTACACCGAATTGCGCGCCGACCACAAAGCCGTGGTCACCGCGTGGAATGCCGAGGCCGGGCAAGTGGTGACAGCAGGTCAGCAAGTGGTGACCCTGGCGCAACCGGACATCAAGGAAGCGGTGATCGATCTGCCGGACACGCTGGTCGATGAAATTCCTTCCGACGTGGTGTTTCTGGTGGCCGGGCAACTCGACCCGAGCATCAACACCACCGCAACCATTCGCGAAATCGAACCGCAGGCCCAAAGCGCCACGCGCACCCGCCGCGCACGGCTGACCCTGGCCAACACGCCGGACGGTTTCCGCCTCGGCACGGCGATCAGCGTGACCCTCAGTTCAGCGATCAAGCCGCGCATCGAATTACCTGCCACCGCCCTGCAGGAAGCCGACGGCAAGACCCGCATCTGGGTGATCGACACCCAAAGCAAAACCGTCGCTCCCCGTGACGTCAGCGTGATCAGCCGTACCGACGGCACGGTGGTGCTGGCCGGCGGGGTCAAGTCCGGCGAGCAGGTGGTCACCGCAGGCGTCAACAGTCTCAAACCCGGACAAGCCGTGAAACTCGACGAGGACAGTCAATGAAAGGCTCTTTCAATCTCTCCGAATGGG
The Pseudomonas fluorescens genome window above contains:
- a CDS encoding MotA/TolQ/ExbB proton channel family protein → MTLLASPLESIESAVIWLLVVFSVATWGLALLKAVQFGRLKAQDRKFHKRFWAASSLDSAAELSETQPGAAARVAQAGYAAIQVGEAPQANDLSQAINHQDRLERALRQQIVRERRSLETGLAVVASIGSTSPFIGLFGTVWGIMEALKGISAAGSASLETVAGPIGAALVATGVGIAVAVPAVLVYNYFLRRLKLTAADLDDFAHDFYSLAQKSSFRVLIHPTANKVAAPGNATKVKEAS
- a CDS encoding ExbD/TolR family protein; this encodes MAFSTQDSDEVLSEINVTPLVDVMLVLLVVFIVTAPLLTNAIPINLPKTEAVAPVEQKDPLVVSIDGAGKLFINKDEIQPDLLEFNLKSAKAKDPEVRVQLQADDGVNYGEVARAMASIERAGITKLSVITAR
- a CDS encoding alpha/beta hydrolase, whose amino-acid sequence is MRNESIRYLIVPGWQGSPEDHWQTHWQHSLPNSARVEQADWLTPRREDWVAALAEAIAADSTPVILIAHSLGCVTVAHWAATAPVQYLRQVRGALLVAPADVERPACAPALRNFAPIPTDLLPFPSQVVSSDNDAAVSAPRALELARNWGAEAGILAGAGHINVKSGHQRWEQGFAYLYRLQNRMEHHARRRA
- a CDS encoding sigma 54-interacting transcriptional regulator, translated to MSFETFGQPLLTFPDAEKSPLSIRAKALVFVDPRSRKLREELEHLAPRAISVLIRGETGTGKELLARHIHRASDRSGLFVSVNCGAISPTYADAELFGYAAGSYTGSASSRAGWFGSANGGTLYLDEIGDLPLPIQIKLLAALENHEVTRVGAHQPSPVDVRLVAATSIDLAQAVDAGKFHERLYHYLSEGQLELPALRERIGDILSLAEYFLGIYSQRLDLPVPLISEAAQHLLERHSWPGNTRELENVIHFALLVSTGDEILPEHLNLPEVSGPQLQIERLVAQINIGGSVDERKALKDLLIGLSQQL
- a CDS encoding MetQ/NlpA family ABC transporter substrate-binding protein, whose protein sequence is MKKVLLFTALAAALTASLAQAGEKLVVAATPVPHAEILELIKPTLAKEGVDLEIKVFTDYVQPNVQVGEKRLDANYFQTKPYLDSFNAGKYKDDKSKYLVTVQGVHVEPFGGYSSKYKKLADLPDGATIAIPNEGSNSGRALILLQKAGLIELKDPKNALATPKDIAKNPHNFKFKELESALLPRVLKEVDLDMINTNYALEAKLNPTKDALVIEGADSPYVNFLVAREDNKNSDAIKKLAAALTSPEVKAFIEKKYNGAVLPAF
- a CDS encoding amino acid ABC transporter permease, which codes for MTFDYAFILSTLPAFLKAVGVTLQVGFIAIGTSLLVALLNATILVFRTPYLQKLVGLYVELARNTPLLIQLFFVYFALPALGIKVSGFTAAIITMTFLGGAYLTEVLRAGVDAVPQAQLESGRSIGLSHGQLLRYVILPQAGILSLPSLFANFIFLLKETTVVSAVAVPEILYTTKSYIALYYKTYEMLAVLTLICVLLFLPLSLLLSRLERRLQHGQFGS
- a CDS encoding amino acid ABC transporter permease, with the protein product MASSGLELLWVSLPQLAKGAGQTLSISFLSIAISTVGGVLYGVLRTLNVAWLNAILRVYLELFRAIPVLVWLYLLFFGLPIFFGLSLPSFWCAVLVLSLWGASEVGEVARGALHSLPRGQREAGLSIGLNAAQLYGYVLLPQALKRMTPPTINVYTRIIKTSSLAVLIGVVDLIKVGQQIIERTYESVLIYGALFLFFFFICYPLSAASRVLERRWTQA
- a CDS encoding amino acid ABC transporter ATP-binding protein, whose amino-acid sequence is MSALIEFQGFNKFYGEQQVLKGIDLQVRSGEVIVILGPSGCGKSTLLRCLNGLESAHSGSLKFAGRELLDKVTDWREVRQQIGMVFQSYHLFPHMSVLDNLLLGPLKVQKRQRREAQQQAEALLERVGLADKRDAFPRQLSGGQQQRIAIVRSLCMNPRVMLFDEVTAALDPEMVKEVLQVIQGLAREGMTLLIVTHEMAFARAVADRIVFMDAGRILEQNPPEIFFTNPQTARAQQFLEKFSFVATLPETNPTKELEPL
- a CDS encoding transporter substrate-binding domain-containing protein, yielding MKTAKSSLFLLPLLGLALLAGCNKSEEPAKPKVASESTAPAGYLDKIKARDKLIVGVFTDKPPFGFVDEAGRYVGFDTDIGRRFAKDLLGDENKVEFVAVEPASRIPFLQSDKVDLILANMTVTPERKEAVEFTNPNLKVAVQALVPQGSSVKKLDDLATRTTIVTTGTTADIWLTKNHPDWKLLKFEKNSESLQALANGRGDAYAQDNLVLFSWAKQNPGYRVLEEKLGAEAPIAPAVKKGNVELRDWVNTELAKLGEEKYLLKLYDQYVRKELSDDTQPESVIVEGGKWQG
- a CDS encoding AAA family ATPase, whose translation is MLKTLAVANYRSINKLVIPLGRLNLITGPNGSGKSNLYRALRLLAETAQGGVVNALAREGGLDSTFWAGPETISRRMRNGEVAVEPTVRQGVKRLRLGFAGEDFSYSISLGLPDSNGHFMLPGDTHPSPSRFSLDPQIKRECIWAGPLYRPASLLVDRNGPMIRAREGRSWDVLAQHTPNFDSLFDQIGSLRSSPEVFQMREFIRRWRFYDHFRSDADAPVRQPQLGTRTPVLHHDGRDLAAALQTINEIGDPEALQAAISDAFPGARLNIAPLAGGRFAIEFYQEGLLRPLSAAELSDGTLRYLLLIAALLTPRPPSLMVLNEPETSLHPDLLPALARLIIRASQACQVWVVSHARRLISALQEDPECNCIVLEKTLGQTGIVGQRVLDEPAWNWPD
- a CDS encoding efflux RND transporter periplasmic adaptor subunit — its product is MASPGLKTVVVLSLLTLLTACGKKEAPAEYLPRVFVQEVKPADYAAAVTLTGDVQARVQTELSFRVGGKIIQRMVDVGDRVSAKQVLAKLDPKDLQTNVDSAQAQVIAEQARVKQSAAAFVRQQKLLPKGYTSQSEFDSAQAALRSSQSALSAAQAQLANAKDQLSYTSLVADAPGIITERQAEVGQVVQATAPIFKLARDGDRDAVFNVYESLLAERPAERSIVVSLLDNPNIKTTGTVREITPAVSAQSGTVQVKVTLDSLPQGMQLGSVVSATAKGSGKSAVELPWSALTKNISDPAVWMVDDKGEAQLHNVTVSRYLIGKVIISDGLKGGEKVIVAGGQLLHPGMKVEIAENTYEGLQPGAQP
- a CDS encoding efflux RND transporter periplasmic adaptor subunit encodes the protein MKRLGLLSIGVLLAACSKSEPPPEPVRPVLSIKVQALNEETLGRFAGSIQARYESNTGFRVGGRIASRNVDVGAEVQKGTLLATLDPSDQQNQLRSAQGDLAKVQAQLINAQANARRQQALFDRGVGAQAQLDIATTDLKTTQASLDQARAAVNQSQDQLGYTELRADHKAVVTAWNAEAGQVVTAGQQVVTLAQPDIKEAVIDLPDTLVDEIPSDVVFLVAGQLDPSINTTATIREIEPQAQSATRTRRARLTLANTPDGFRLGTAISVTLSSAIKPRIELPATALQEADGKTRIWVIDTQSKTVAPRDVSVISRTDGTVVLAGGVKSGEQVVTAGVNSLKPGQAVKLDEDSQ